From a region of the Fischerella sp. JS2 genome:
- a CDS encoding GAF domain-containing protein translates to MVNRINSEPKNNNYHRRTFRVTSETETVLQRRTYSLYSPINSVIAWAKQISFRTKAIAFAIAISTLPTLGVGAMTYYLVNQSLTKEISNIKQASARNLADNVERFMLKRYKEVQLFANQKFLTESTLRDSLNAQDQTARLNNWQDIYQVYESIAVVDLNGKVVLQTPGEAIPNQKNQKYFQAVLKTNQPYISQPLVSVNLEQSKIYLAAPVKDSVTNKTIYIIQAVIPIQSLAQTLNKLSGIKDEYQLIDSGGKIFLATDQNHLGRDAQKIIPKWQELQTSKQVVTRILRDRKGKAEDLTTFVPWEKTAGLPDLNWQLVLSTDKAIALGTQRQLLLTLAIGTIVTALLVGAIAAILANRLTLPIQTATMVVKKLARGNFDTRITVKGEDEFATLGASINRMADQLQDLLNKQKIEAERLKMFTNILTAIRQSLNCEDLFNTTVAEARQALGAHRVVVYHFNAHGRGQVIAESVAPELPVTLGDTIEDTSIARQLVETYTTNGILIANNVFETDLVPEHLRLMERLQVKAILATPILKDNQIFGFLIAHYCWAPHVWQPFEINFLRQLAVQVGLALERVHLLEVSQVLKDFAIHLSGTLNSQEIYNLAVQDIRKALKVERVVICKFDEKSQGSILAESVVEGLPGVETRFHEAVVQDYVEKYRQGGVLAANNIYQAGFSEVYVKQLESFAVKAHLQAPILLGSNLLGLLIAHQCTRTRVWQQAEIELFEQFARLVGLALERANLLEQSEKASEQQRQQAEQLQQQLNRLLDDVVGVKRGDLTVHIEVNKGEIGAIADFCNFIIESLREVVVQVKAAATQLNIAIAENSGIISQLAIDTFKQTQEIDRSLDVVDQIRLSIKGVAKNARLATAVVRTASPTAEIGDTAMDLTVENIFSLRESMGETAIKIKRLGDYSQHITRLASLIKQISLQTNLLAINAGIETARMGGDSDSLISFSEEVAALATESATVTGEIEGIATNINLEVSEVVKTIELGNAQLIEVTRLIEDSKHILNQMLNVCCQIDELVQSISLASVSQVQTSKEVINLMREIAKVSEMTGGSYRKVSASLQRTLEIYQHLQASVGSFKV, encoded by the coding sequence ATGGTTAACAGAATTAATTCAGAACCGAAAAATAATAATTATCATCGGCGCACATTTAGAGTTACTTCCGAAACCGAAACTGTACTTCAGCGCAGAACTTATTCTCTCTATTCTCCGATCAATAGTGTTATAGCATGGGCAAAACAAATTAGTTTCCGCACCAAAGCGATCGCTTTTGCTATTGCTATTTCCACATTACCAACATTGGGAGTGGGAGCTATGACATATTACTTAGTAAATCAGTCTCTCACTAAAGAGATTAGTAATATTAAACAAGCCAGCGCTCGCAATTTAGCAGACAATGTTGAGCGTTTTATGCTGAAACGATATAAAGAAGTTCAGCTATTCGCCAACCAAAAATTTCTCACTGAGTCCACACTGCGAGATAGTTTAAATGCTCAAGATCAAACAGCACGGCTCAATAATTGGCAGGATATTTATCAAGTCTATGAAAGTATTGCTGTTGTGGATCTTAATGGTAAAGTTGTTTTACAAACTCCAGGCGAAGCAATTCCTAACCAAAAAAATCAGAAATATTTTCAAGCAGTTCTGAAAACAAATCAACCATATATTAGTCAGCCATTGGTAAGTGTAAATTTAGAACAGTCGAAAATTTACTTGGCTGCACCAGTTAAAGATAGTGTAACGAATAAAACTATTTATATTATCCAAGCAGTTATACCTATACAATCCTTAGCACAAACACTTAATAAGCTCTCCGGAATCAAGGATGAGTACCAGTTAATAGATTCTGGGGGCAAGATTTTTTTGGCAACAGATCAGAATCACCTGGGTAGAGATGCTCAAAAAATTATTCCTAAATGGCAAGAATTACAAACATCAAAACAAGTAGTAACACGTATACTGCGAGATCGAAAAGGTAAAGCTGAAGATTTAACTACCTTTGTTCCTTGGGAAAAAACAGCAGGTTTACCGGATTTAAATTGGCAATTAGTTTTGAGTACAGACAAAGCGATCGCCTTGGGTACACAAAGACAATTATTATTGACATTGGCAATTGGAACGATTGTGACAGCGTTATTGGTGGGTGCGATCGCTGCTATTTTAGCCAATCGTCTTACTCTACCCATTCAAACTGCCACGATGGTAGTGAAAAAACTGGCTAGAGGTAATTTTGACACACGTATTACTGTTAAAGGGGAAGATGAATTTGCTACTTTGGGAGCCAGTATAAACCGTATGGCTGACCAACTGCAAGACTTACTCAATAAACAAAAAATTGAGGCTGAACGCCTCAAGATGTTTACAAACATTTTAACGGCGATTCGGCAATCACTTAATTGTGAGGATTTATTTAACACTACAGTTGCCGAAGCTAGACAAGCACTAGGAGCCCATCGAGTAGTTGTCTATCACTTTAATGCTCACGGTAGGGGACAAGTCATCGCCGAGTCTGTCGCGCCTGAATTACCCGTAACTTTGGGCGACACAATTGAAGACACTTCCATTGCTAGGCAATTAGTAGAAACCTACACAACCAATGGCATTCTCATCGCCAATAACGTCTTTGAGACAGACTTGGTTCCCGAACATCTGAGATTGATGGAAAGACTGCAAGTCAAAGCAATATTAGCGACACCGATTCTCAAAGATAATCAGATTTTTGGCTTTTTAATTGCTCATTATTGCTGGGCGCCCCATGTTTGGCAACCTTTTGAAATTAATTTCTTGCGACAGTTAGCAGTTCAAGTCGGATTGGCTTTAGAACGAGTCCATTTGCTGGAAGTCAGCCAGGTACTCAAGGACTTTGCGATTCACTTATCTGGAACTCTTAATTCTCAGGAAATCTACAACTTGGCAGTTCAAGATATCCGTAAAGCCTTAAAGGTGGAGCGTGTTGTCATCTGTAAATTTGATGAGAAATCACAAGGTAGTATTTTAGCTGAGTCGGTAGTTGAGGGTTTACCTGGTGTAGAAACAAGATTTCATGAAGCTGTTGTGCAAGATTACGTAGAAAAGTATCGCCAAGGTGGTGTACTGGCTGCTAACAATATTTATCAAGCAGGTTTTTCAGAAGTCTACGTCAAACAGCTAGAATCTTTTGCTGTAAAAGCTCACCTCCAAGCACCAATTTTGTTGGGGAGTAATCTACTAGGCTTGTTAATTGCTCATCAATGTACCAGAACTCGTGTCTGGCAACAAGCAGAGATTGAGTTATTCGAGCAATTTGCTAGATTGGTGGGACTAGCTTTAGAAAGAGCTAATCTGCTAGAACAAAGTGAAAAAGCTTCCGAACAGCAACGTCAACAAGCAGAACAACTACAGCAACAGCTAAACAGACTCTTAGATGATGTAGTAGGAGTTAAAAGAGGCGATTTAACAGTACACATCGAAGTTAACAAAGGCGAAATCGGAGCGATCGCAGACTTTTGCAACTTCATTATCGAAAGCTTGCGGGAGGTTGTCGTACAAGTGAAAGCAGCCGCTACCCAATTAAATATAGCGATCGCTGAAAATTCTGGAATCATCAGCCAACTAGCTATTGACACATTCAAACAAACACAGGAAATAGATCGTTCCCTTGATGTTGTTGATCAAATTCGGCTTTCCATCAAAGGCGTAGCCAAAAATGCCAGATTAGCTACAGCAGTTGTTCGTACAGCCTCCCCTACCGCTGAAATTGGTGACACAGCGATGGATCTCACCGTCGAAAATATCTTTAGCCTGCGGGAGTCGATGGGAGAAACAGCAATAAAAATCAAGCGTCTAGGGGATTACTCGCAACATATTACTCGTCTGGCTTCCTTAATTAAACAAATCTCCTTACAAACTAACTTATTAGCGATCAACGCTGGTATCGAAACAGCACGTATGGGTGGAGATAGTGACAGTTTAATCTCTTTCTCTGAAGAAGTAGCCGCACTGGCTACCGAAAGTGCCACAGTCACAGGTGAAATCGAAGGAATCGCCACCAATATTAACTTGGAAGTTAGCGAAGTAGTCAAGACAATAGAATTAGGAAACGCCCAGCTAATAGAAGTCACTCGTCTGATTGAAGATAGCAAACACATCTTAAATCAAATGCTGAATGTTTGTTGCCAAATTGACGAATTAGTACAATCAATTTCTCTCGCTTCAGTATCTCAAGTGCAAACTTCTAAAGAAGTCATTAATTTAATGAGAGAGATTGCGAAAGTATCTGAAATGACTGGTGGTTCCTATCGTAAAGTATCCGCATCTCTCCAAAGAACATTAGAGATTTACCAGCATTTACAAGCAAGTGTTGGTAGTTTCAAAGTTTAA
- a CDS encoding chemotaxis protein CheW: MLKDRELENQINFLEEANGNLNTLESIFLELKSNHQSYLQNIDMALKVIHSIKAGADIVGFPLLSDFAHRLADALQDFKKQTNFLEIDTELHSLLLSSIEWLRQIVKLLSVGYVIDEQWLTSFCFPVFEELKKRLTQQIWANNPTQYSPPQELEDIILLIFKTEVEEYLQHLKSLLAQTDKSALKSEVIMIATQLGDLGELLYLKAFTQLCQSVIQHLEVAVSNTDVIDIAKLALLTWQRSQTLILTKQLAKLPTEIGVNWDIKGKFIQNFPEQEFTCIELLPDVLFSNYQRECQEITVRIPVNKNEKINFLFQEVTIQQQNLKMHIDRLHKLIHNLSLRVKKLELKNYELHLAYNKLSTNVCTLTKIHAQNENPYHIVAAHHLTDNSQELNYLSQTVIETIAKIQAITKDIESNITDANQVNFLLEKTAQNLRESFVQTPLLHSRQRVMLVECHGMLVALPTNIIVETCLLEQLDSEFLHWQGSTIRLIRLEQYLQFYNLHPAISSSDTLPQIDTANVLIIRDNNQQVAVQIDRCWGEIEVSLHQVEANTTLPTGISNYTIVNDEQIVPVLSTSDLLNWITTSQFSTAT; encoded by the coding sequence ATGTTAAAAGATAGGGAACTAGAGAACCAGATAAACTTTCTGGAAGAAGCCAACGGTAATTTGAATACCCTAGAATCTATATTCTTGGAACTCAAATCTAACCATCAAAGCTATTTACAAAATATTGATATGGCTCTCAAAGTGATTCATTCGATCAAAGCTGGTGCAGATATTGTAGGTTTTCCTTTACTGAGTGATTTTGCTCACCGTCTAGCAGATGCGCTACAAGATTTCAAAAAACAGACAAACTTTTTAGAAATTGACACCGAGTTACACAGTTTGCTCTTATCTAGCATTGAATGGTTACGACAGATAGTGAAATTACTTTCTGTTGGCTATGTCATAGATGAGCAATGGTTAACAAGTTTTTGTTTTCCAGTATTTGAAGAGCTAAAAAAGCGTTTGACTCAGCAAATTTGGGCAAATAACCCAACGCAGTACTCACCACCTCAAGAACTGGAAGACATCATCTTATTAATTTTCAAAACTGAAGTAGAAGAATATTTACAACACCTAAAATCTTTATTAGCTCAAACGGATAAGTCTGCTTTAAAATCAGAAGTCATCATGATAGCTACTCAGTTGGGTGATTTAGGTGAGCTACTTTATTTAAAGGCTTTTACCCAGCTTTGTCAGTCAGTTATACAACATTTAGAAGTAGCTGTATCTAATACAGATGTCATAGATATTGCTAAATTAGCATTATTGACATGGCAGCGATCGCAAACATTGATACTGACAAAGCAACTTGCAAAATTGCCGACTGAAATTGGTGTGAACTGGGATATAAAAGGTAAATTTATTCAAAATTTTCCAGAGCAAGAATTCACATGTATAGAACTGTTACCAGATGTACTGTTTTCTAATTACCAGAGAGAATGTCAAGAAATAACAGTACGAATTCCTGTCAATAAAAACGAGAAAATCAATTTTTTATTTCAGGAAGTTACTATCCAGCAACAAAACCTAAAAATGCATATAGATAGATTACACAAGCTCATTCACAATCTTAGCCTTCGCGTCAAAAAGCTGGAATTAAAAAATTATGAACTACATCTTGCTTATAATAAATTATCTACTAATGTATGTACATTGACGAAAATACATGCACAAAATGAAAATCCATATCACATTGTTGCCGCTCATCATCTCACAGACAACAGTCAAGAATTAAATTATCTGTCACAAACAGTCATCGAAACCATTGCTAAAATTCAAGCAATCACAAAAGATATTGAGAGCAATATAACTGATGCCAATCAAGTTAATTTCCTTTTAGAAAAAACAGCTCAAAATCTTAGAGAATCTTTTGTACAAACACCATTGCTTCACTCTAGACAGCGAGTCATGCTAGTAGAATGTCATGGTATGCTCGTGGCATTACCAACAAATATAATTGTAGAAACATGTTTGTTAGAACAACTTGATAGTGAGTTTTTGCACTGGCAAGGTTCAACAATTCGCTTAATTAGGCTTGAGCAATACTTACAATTTTATAACTTACATCCCGCAATATCATCTTCAGATACTCTGCCACAAATCGATACTGCGAATGTATTAATCATTAGAGATAACAATCAACAAGTTGCAGTACAAATAGATCGTTGTTGGGGTGAAATAGAAGTTTCTCTTCATCAAGTTGAAGCTAACACAACTCTACCTACTGGCATTAGTAACTATACAATTGTAAATGATGAGCAAATAGTGCCTGTGCTGAGTACTAGTGATTTGCTGAATTGGATTACTACTAGTCAATTCTCAACAGCTACTTGA
- the cobA gene encoding uroporphyrinogen-III C-methyltransferase produces the protein MNREDAKDAKEEGKNSLGKVYLVGAGPGDPGLMTLKGKGLLECADVVIYDALVSPAILEMINHQAEKINAGKRRGRHSLVQEETTQLMIEKAQEHAVVVRLKGGDPFIFGRGGEEMEELLQAGVAVEVVPGITSGIAAPAYADIPLTHRLYSSSVTFVTGHEAAGKYRPTVNWSAIAHGSETIVIYMGIHNLPYIVEELMKAGLSLETPIALVRWGTRPDQEELIGELGTIVEQVEQTGFEAPAIVVIGAVVNMHKILSSCRPL, from the coding sequence ATGAACCGCGAAGACGCTAAGGACGCGAAGGAAGAGGGGAAGAATAGTTTGGGAAAGGTTTATTTGGTGGGTGCTGGGCCAGGAGATCCGGGGTTGATGACACTCAAGGGTAAAGGGTTGTTGGAGTGTGCAGACGTTGTGATTTATGATGCTTTGGTAAGTCCAGCAATTCTAGAAATGATTAATCATCAAGCGGAAAAAATTAATGCTGGGAAGCGGCGGGGACGTCATTCACTAGTGCAGGAAGAAACAACCCAGTTAATGATTGAGAAAGCGCAAGAACACGCGGTTGTCGTCCGGTTGAAGGGGGGTGATCCGTTTATTTTTGGTCGCGGTGGCGAAGAGATGGAAGAATTATTGCAAGCGGGAGTAGCTGTGGAGGTTGTGCCGGGCATTACATCGGGGATAGCGGCTCCAGCCTACGCGGATATTCCTTTGACACATCGATTGTATAGTTCCTCAGTAACATTTGTTACAGGTCATGAGGCGGCAGGTAAGTATCGACCGACTGTGAATTGGAGTGCGATCGCTCACGGTTCCGAAACTATAGTGATATATATGGGAATTCACAATTTGCCTTATATTGTCGAGGAGTTAATGAAGGCGGGGTTGAGTCTGGAAACTCCTATTGCTTTGGTACGTTGGGGTACAAGACCAGATCAGGAAGAGTTGATTGGTGAGTTAGGAACAATTGTAGAGCAGGTTGAGCAAACTGGATTTGAAGCACCTGCAATTGTGGTGATTGGTGCGGTGGTAAATATGCACAAAATTTTATCTAGTTGTCGTCCATTATGA
- a CDS encoding sirohydrochlorin chelatase translates to MVSACLLVSHGSRDPRPEVAMQELAKLVIEQARSLEVGIRVGTACLELKPEPLHKQIIKFVRNSVGWQKVYLKVVPLFLLSGVHVMDDIPNEVRLARAALGEDILIELQPHLGSHSGLENFLAKQFTATKATARILVAHGSRRPGSQIRVEAIAKNLDAVTAYWSVPPSLEVQVKELIDVGHRQIAILPYFLFAGGITDAIAQVTEKLQLQFPGVDLQLAEPLGASAQLADLVWDLIQE, encoded by the coding sequence ATGGTGTCTGCATGTTTACTAGTATCCCACGGTAGCCGAGATCCACGTCCAGAAGTTGCCATGCAGGAGTTGGCAAAGCTTGTAATTGAGCAAGCGCGAAGTCTTGAAGTTGGAATTAGAGTTGGTACAGCGTGTTTAGAACTTAAGCCAGAACCTTTACATAAGCAAATCATCAAGTTCGTCAGAAATTCTGTTGGTTGGCAGAAGGTTTATCTCAAAGTTGTGCCACTGTTTTTGCTATCAGGGGTACATGTGATGGATGATATTCCTAATGAAGTCAGGCTGGCAAGAGCGGCTCTTGGTGAAGATATTTTAATAGAATTACAACCACATTTGGGTAGTCACTCTGGGTTAGAGAACTTTTTAGCCAAGCAATTCACTGCGACAAAAGCGACGGCGAGGATTCTTGTAGCGCATGGTAGCCGTCGTCCGGGTTCACAAATACGAGTAGAAGCAATAGCGAAAAATTTAGATGCAGTGACTGCTTACTGGTCTGTACCTCCTAGTTTAGAAGTGCAAGTCAAAGAGTTGATTGATGTTGGCCACAGGCAAATTGCAATTCTGCCATACTTTTTATTCGCAGGTGGAATAACTGATGCGATCGCTCAGGTAACAGAAAAGTTACAATTACAGTTTCCTGGGGTGGATTTGCAGTTGGCAGAACCTTTAGGAGCAAGTGCACAGTTAGCTGATTTAGTTTGGGATTTAATTCAAGAATGA
- a CDS encoding manganese catalase family protein produces the protein MFFHKKETIHVVDVKEANPRFAQLLLEQFGGATGELTAALQYWTQSFHCENPGIRDMLQDIAIEEFGHLEMVGKLIEAHTKNVDQTEAYKSTLFAVRGMGPHLLDSQGVAWNANYVNEGGDVVRDLRADIAAEAGARQTYEALIKLAPDEGTKNTLVHLLTREISHTQMFMKALDSLGKLTDPFFGNIQPDSTVDIYYNLSTDGKDERGPWNSEPTFRYIADPLAEKQS, from the coding sequence ATGTTCTTTCACAAAAAAGAGACTATTCATGTCGTTGATGTTAAAGAAGCTAACCCACGCTTTGCTCAATTACTTTTAGAGCAGTTTGGTGGTGCAACAGGTGAATTAACAGCAGCTTTGCAATACTGGACTCAATCATTTCACTGTGAGAATCCTGGAATTCGAGATATGCTGCAAGATATTGCCATTGAAGAGTTTGGTCATTTAGAAATGGTGGGTAAACTCATCGAAGCGCATACCAAAAATGTTGATCAAACTGAAGCTTATAAAAGTACTTTGTTCGCTGTACGTGGTATGGGACCACACTTACTAGATAGCCAAGGTGTTGCTTGGAATGCTAATTACGTAAATGAAGGTGGTGATGTCGTACGCGATTTAAGAGCAGATATTGCTGCTGAAGCTGGCGCACGTCAAACTTACGAAGCATTAATTAAATTAGCACCAGATGAAGGTACTAAAAATACTCTTGTTCATCTTTTGACAAGAGAAATATCCCACACCCAAATGTTTATGAAAGCATTAGATTCTTTGGGTAAATTAACAGATCCGTTCTTTGGTAATATCCAACCTGATAGCACTGTTGATATTTACTACAACTTGTCCACAGATGGCAAAGATGAACGTGGACCTTGGAATTCAGAGCCAACTTTCCGTTACATTGCTGATCCTTTAGCAGAAAAGCAATCATAA
- a CDS encoding DUF4359 domain-containing protein: MKALNIMAYVGVLGLAALGVAMTKTNPSQVEYENYAAQRLTEYLNTNVCKKTPKFLENIIQFNCRQVVDSAQPQLREIIADSTVRQDFIVFSIYHTDLNVNSLIPALRVDSILPSTPGYQFETIGAFNQFYTYKAEQQ, translated from the coding sequence ATGAAAGCCTTAAATATTATGGCATATGTGGGAGTCTTAGGTCTAGCTGCTTTGGGAGTGGCTATGACTAAGACAAATCCCAGTCAGGTTGAATATGAAAACTACGCAGCACAACGGTTAACAGAATATCTGAATACAAATGTCTGCAAAAAAACCCCTAAATTTTTAGAAAATATTATACAGTTTAATTGCAGGCAAGTTGTAGATTCTGCCCAGCCGCAACTACGAGAGATCATTGCTGACAGTACCGTACGTCAAGATTTTATTGTTTTTAGTATTTACCATACAGACTTAAATGTAAATTCGTTGATACCTGCACTCAGAGTTGATTCTATTTTGCCTTCTACACCTGGTTATCAATTTGAGACAATAGGAGCTTTTAACCAGTTTTACACTTATAAGGCTGAACAGCAATAG
- a CDS encoding nuclear transport factor 2 family protein yields MLTKEEITNLIANYFSNIAAMNAEDWIENFTEDAISYNPVGEPPTKIHENFRAFINQLKTVFNKLEATTEHIFIAGNEAAVKWTMQGISKTDKSVTFEGITVFEINNFGKIQTTRAYWNPALMLAQLRS; encoded by the coding sequence ATGTTAACAAAAGAAGAAATCACAAATTTAATTGCTAACTATTTTAGCAATATTGCCGCTATGAATGCTGAAGATTGGATTGAAAATTTCACAGAAGATGCTATCAGTTATAACCCAGTTGGAGAACCACCCACAAAAATTCATGAAAATTTTCGTGCATTTATCAACCAGTTAAAAACAGTATTTAATAAATTAGAAGCAACAACAGAGCATATTTTTATTGCAGGTAATGAAGCAGCTGTTAAATGGACTATGCAGGGAATTAGTAAAACTGATAAATCAGTGACATTTGAAGGAATAACAGTGTTTGAAATTAACAATTTTGGCAAGATTCAAACAACACGTGCTTATTGGAATCCGGCGCTAATGCTTGCACAGTTGCGTTCTTAG
- a CDS encoding DUF3598 family protein, which yields MNTDNTAAQLQNWDNFCRYHANRDWYGTWTRYSADGEIIESFNCIRSFKISADGSEIYHQNHYTYADGTKETKIFGPYQKPITRALFLDNSFSWGSQKIELGTNFGFETGLSYEDRRASVVIMYDESGNLERIVVIPENLTSFPETPTPPSTKKSIEFHQNWKGTAKTITPDWIVSSPVDISCNQLENLGDNFITLHLCDGISVTFPPKIVTAQEFCAVLEWQVNPNLLIRASRNYNSHIFTNLTLQTFITQS from the coding sequence ATGAATACAGATAATACAGCAGCACAACTACAAAATTGGGATAATTTTTGTCGATATCATGCCAATAGAGATTGGTATGGCACTTGGACGAGATACTCTGCTGACGGAGAAATAATCGAAAGTTTTAATTGTATTAGAAGTTTTAAAATCAGTGCCGATGGTAGTGAAATATATCACCAAAATCACTATACATATGCTGATGGCACAAAGGAGACAAAGATCTTTGGACCTTATCAAAAACCAATTACCAGGGCTTTATTTTTAGATAATAGTTTTTCTTGGGGTTCTCAAAAAATTGAACTAGGTACAAATTTTGGTTTTGAAACAGGTTTGAGCTACGAAGATAGACGCGCTAGCGTTGTCATCATGTATGATGAGTCTGGCAACTTAGAAAGAATTGTAGTTATTCCTGAAAATTTAACTTCATTTCCAGAAACACCTACTCCTCCCTCAACCAAAAAGTCTATAGAGTTTCATCAGAACTGGAAAGGAACAGCTAAAACTATCACACCCGATTGGATAGTGTCATCGCCTGTAGATATTTCTTGCAATCAATTAGAAAACTTAGGCGATAATTTCATAACTTTACATTTGTGTGATGGTATTTCTGTTACTTTTCCTCCAAAAATAGTAACTGCACAAGAGTTTTGTGCAGTACTTGAGTGGCAGGTTAATCCCAATTTATTGATACGTGCTAGTCGTAATTATAACAGTCATATTTTTACTAATCTTACACTACAAACATTTATTACTCAAAGCTAA
- a CDS encoding Lin0512 family protein has product MARKRLIIEMGMGIDQHGQDPTIAAARAVRNAIANNALPGVWEVAGLSHPNEMIVEVQVAVPYPSQVRQQEVLAVLPFGRKSLTVELGGMVVQGRAIPELNDKNDEMLIAVAAVTVLVEN; this is encoded by the coding sequence ATGGCACGTAAACGGTTAATTATCGAAATGGGAATGGGGATAGATCAGCATGGACAAGATCCAACAATAGCAGCAGCCAGGGCTGTGAGAAATGCGATCGCCAACAATGCTTTACCTGGTGTTTGGGAGGTAGCGGGCTTGAGTCACCCCAATGAAATGATTGTAGAAGTGCAAGTTGCAGTACCCTACCCCTCACAAGTTCGTCAACAAGAGGTACTAGCTGTACTACCTTTTGGTCGCAAATCCTTAACAGTTGAACTGGGGGGAATGGTTGTGCAAGGTAGAGCCATCCCTGAACTCAATGATAAAAATGACGAAATGTTGATAGCTGTGGCTGCGGTTACAGTCCTAGTTGAAAATTAG
- the murJ gene encoding murein biosynthesis integral membrane protein MurJ yields MTEEQKVSRSLAGIAGIIAAATLISKVFGLVRQQVIAAAFGLGPAADAFNYAYTIPGFLLILLGGINGPFYSAVVSVLAKRKKEEAAPLVETITTLVGGILLLVSIFLVIFAPTFIDMFAPGLKVPGKELVRAIAINQLQIMAPMAVLAGLIGIGFGVLNAANQFWLPSISPLFSSVTVIIGLGVLALQLGSKISTPDYAILGGKVLAGSVLLGAFLQWLVQVIAQAKAGMGKFRLRFDFHQPGVGDVMKIMLPATFSSGMLQINLYTDLFFASLIPFTGVAAALSNAGLLVQTPLGIISNVILVPLLPIFARLAAPEHWHELKLRIRQGLLLSALTMLPLGALMITLAVPIVRVVYERGAFKGTDSELVASLLIANGIGMFVYLGRDVLVRVFYALGDGATPFRISVINIFLNALLDFLLIKSFGAAGLVLATVGVNCCSVLMLLFLLNRRLNGLPLGQWSLPIFGLTASSIVAGVASFATLQILQQFLGGNGLLIQLLQLVICGLVGLVVFGAIVAAMKLQEVNIFVFRLRQRFLKR; encoded by the coding sequence GTGACAGAAGAACAAAAGGTTTCTCGTTCCCTTGCTGGAATTGCTGGTATTATTGCCGCCGCTACTTTAATCAGTAAAGTATTTGGTTTAGTCCGGCAGCAAGTTATTGCTGCCGCTTTTGGTTTGGGACCCGCTGCTGATGCTTTTAATTATGCCTACACGATTCCTGGTTTTCTGCTGATTTTGCTAGGAGGAATTAATGGGCCCTTTTACAGCGCTGTTGTCAGTGTTTTAGCTAAGCGTAAGAAAGAAGAAGCCGCCCCTTTGGTAGAAACTATTACAACGCTAGTGGGTGGGATACTGTTATTAGTATCGATTTTTTTGGTGATTTTTGCACCTACTTTCATAGATATGTTTGCACCTGGTTTAAAAGTGCCAGGAAAAGAATTAGTGAGAGCGATCGCCATCAACCAACTCCAAATTATGGCCCCGATGGCAGTCTTGGCAGGTTTGATAGGGATTGGTTTTGGCGTTCTTAATGCTGCCAATCAATTTTGGTTGCCCTCAATTAGTCCTTTATTTTCCAGTGTTACTGTTATTATTGGTCTTGGTGTCCTGGCTTTGCAACTTGGTAGTAAAATTAGCACACCTGACTATGCCATATTAGGTGGAAAGGTGTTAGCAGGAAGTGTTTTGCTAGGTGCATTTTTACAGTGGTTAGTACAGGTGATCGCCCAAGCAAAAGCAGGTATGGGTAAATTCCGGCTACGCTTTGATTTTCATCAGCCTGGAGTCGGCGATGTGATGAAAATCATGCTACCAGCGACCTTTTCCTCAGGAATGTTGCAAATTAACCTTTACACAGATTTGTTTTTTGCTTCTTTGATTCCCTTTACAGGGGTTGCTGCTGCTTTGTCTAATGCCGGCTTACTTGTGCAGACACCTTTGGGTATTATTTCCAACGTAATTTTGGTTCCCCTGTTACCCATTTTTGCCCGCCTTGCCGCTCCTGAACATTGGCATGAGTTAAAATTACGCATTCGTCAAGGACTATTACTTTCTGCTTTGACAATGCTGCCCTTGGGGGCATTAATGATAACTTTAGCCGTACCAATTGTACGAGTGGTATACGAACGCGGTGCTTTTAAAGGCACAGACTCAGAACTGGTAGCCTCTTTGTTGATTGCGAATGGGATCGGAATGTTTGTCTATTTAGGGCGTGACGTTCTGGTACGGGTGTTTTATGCTTTGGGTGACGGTGCAACACCCTTTCGGATCAGCGTGATTAATATTTTTCTCAACGCTTTGTTAGATTTCCTTTTAATTAAATCTTTTGGTGCTGCCGGTTTGGTATTAGCAACAGTGGGAGTAAATTGCTGTTCTGTGTTGATGCTGTTGTTTTTGCTAAATCGCAGGTTAAATGGCTTGCCCTTAGGACAATGGAGTTTACCTATTTTCGGTTTAACAGCTAGTAGCATTGTCGCTGGTGTAGCTAGTTTTGCTACTCTTCAAATTTTGCAGCAATTTTTGGGTGGAAATGGTTTGCTAATTCAACTGTTGCAATTAGTTATATGTGGCTTAGTTGGTTTGGTTGTTTTTGGTGCGATCGTTGCTGCTATGAAATTACAAGAGGTGAATATTTTTGTTTTTCGTCTACGTCAACGGTTTTTGAAGAGATAA